The Synechococcus sp. MVIR-18-1 region ATTCCATTTTAAGTAGAAAAGGTATACGGAGCACTTTTCAGGATCTGATGCAATTGATTAGTCAGGAGTTGAAGACTGGCTTTGAGGGGGTTGCGCTTGCATCAAAGCAATCAGGAGTGTCTCGTGAAACTTCTTATATGGATTGGTGGAGGTTGTATGGCAACGACCAGCCTGAAGATCTTTCGGCAGCTTCTGCAAATCTTCATTCTTTCAGACATCAACCACTAATTTCAGTTGTCGTGCCTTGCTACAACCCAAAACCATTATGGCTGCAAGCCGCAATCGATTCTGTTAGGAGTCAGGTCTACCCAAATTGGCAACTGTGTATAGCCGACGATGCATCTACCGATAGCGCAGTTATTGAACTTCTTCGTTCGACACAGAGTGAATCCAGGGGTGCCATCGATGTTGTGTTTAAGGAGACAAACGAGCATATAAGTGCAACATCAAATTGTGCACTTAAGCTTGCTAAAGGTGAATGGATTGTTCTCTTAGACCATGACGATGTCTTGCATCCCCTAGCGCTTTATTATTTAGTTGAATTGATTAATAACAGGCCTGATGCTCAGCTTGTTTATAGCGATGAAGATAAAATTGATTCCAAAGGTAGGCTGTTTGACCCATACTTTAAGCCTGCTTGGAATCAAGAATTGATACGATCTCAGAACTTTTTTTCTCATCTAGGTTGTTATAGGCGTGAATTAGTCTCTCAAGTTGGTGGTTTTAGAGAGGGTTATGAGGGCTCTCAAGATTATGATTTGCTTTTGCGTTGTTGGGATGTTGTAGGGGATAAAGCCATCGCTCACATTCCACGTGTGCTTTATCATTGGCGAGCACATTCTCAAAGCACTGCAGCTGCTGCTTCTTCCAAGCCCTATGCCCTTAATGCAGCTTTAAAAGCACTCGAGGATCATCTTGAACGTAAGGGAGTGATCGCAAATGTTCACTCTGGCTCTCATGGATATCACATTATTAATTACGCTATACCCGTACATCCTCCTCTTGTTTCTATTGTTGTACCAACCAGGGACTCTCCAGATCTTCTGAGAAAGTGCTTGGCCACTGTTATCAATGAAACTAAGTATCCCAATTGGGAAATGCTGATAGTAGACAATGGGACGATTAATGCTGATGCTCTCGATATTCTTAGGTCTTTTTCGGATGATCCTCGTATATGTGTAATCAATGAGCCTGGTGAATTTAATTATTCTGCACTTAACAATAAGGCTGTTAATAAGGCGAAAGGAGAATGGCTATGCCTTTTGAATAATGATATTGAGGTTTTGGATGAAGACTGGCTCAATAAAATGGTCTCTTCTGCGGTACAGCCTGGTGTTTCAGCTGTCGGTGCAAGACTCTTGTATCCGAATAAGACTATTCAGCATGTTGGAGTTATTCTTGGCTTAGGTGGCGTGGCAGGGCATTGCCATACAGGGTTATCTCTGAATTCAGGAGGATACTTTTGTCGCTCACTTGTTGCTCATGATGTTGAAGCGTCAACCGCTGCTTGTCTACTTGTTAATGCCGATTCTTATCGTCAAGTCGGTGGTTTTGATGATGAATACTTGAAAGTAGCCTTTAATGATGTTGATTTGTGTATAAAGCTGCGTCAACTTGGTGG contains the following coding sequences:
- a CDS encoding glycosyltransferase, which encodes MPSINDSSSQHELELLQAALDFAEEENDITSEMLALAEEENEMYRETLSWKATAPLRRAKTISSLASYCVSESTHSILSRKGIRSTFQDLMQLISQELKTGFEGVALASKQSGVSRETSYMDWWRLYGNDQPEDLSAASANLHSFRHQPLISVVVPCYNPKPLWLQAAIDSVRSQVYPNWQLCIADDASTDSAVIELLRSTQSESRGAIDVVFKETNEHISATSNCALKLAKGEWIVLLDHDDVLHPLALYYLVELINNRPDAQLVYSDEDKIDSKGRLFDPYFKPAWNQELIRSQNFFSHLGCYRRELVSQVGGFREGYEGSQDYDLLLRCWDVVGDKAIAHIPRVLYHWRAHSQSTAAAASSKPYALNAALKALEDHLERKGVIANVHSGSHGYHIINYAIPVHPPLVSIVVPTRDSPDLLRKCLATVINETKYPNWEMLIVDNGTINADALDILRSFSDDPRICVINEPGEFNYSALNNKAVNKAKGEWLCLLNNDIEVLDEDWLNKMVSSAVQPGVSAVGARLLYPNKTIQHVGVILGLGGVAGHCHTGLSLNSGGYFCRSLVAHDVEASTAACLLVNADSYRQVGGFDDEYLKVAFNDVDLCIKLRQLGGRIVLNPNVSLIHHESASRGSDLSPDKKRRFRREVAVMKHRWRNRLLNDHSYNPNLSLSNDFQLSSPPRDRTCR